From the genome of Prochlorococcus marinus XMU1419, one region includes:
- a CDS encoding alpha/beta fold hydrolase: MYFNKSEIWKWKNWDISWSLSKKSSDENNITILLVHGFGASKKHWRHNQNFLGQFFNCYAIDLIGFGESSQPIALLNYEAYKQNSIKYSFDLWSNQITKFCSEIIKSPVYLVGNSIGGVISLKAAEILKNNCKGVILIDCAQRTMDDKRLKKGDILMNLLRPVLKTVVRQRLISNTLFTRAANPKVIKKILEQAYPSGKNIDEELIEILYKPAKRENSKEAFRGFINLFDDYLATDLFDKINIPIQLIWGEKDPWESLSEAKAWKKNYENITRLDVIKGAGHCPHDEEPEQTNKLICEFIQETK, encoded by the coding sequence GTGTATTTTAATAAATCTGAAATTTGGAAATGGAAAAATTGGGACATTTCATGGTCTTTATCAAAAAAATCTTCTGACGAAAATAACATTACTATTTTATTAGTACATGGATTTGGAGCATCTAAGAAACATTGGAGACACAATCAAAATTTTCTTGGACAATTTTTTAATTGCTACGCAATTGACCTCATAGGATTCGGAGAAAGCAGTCAGCCCATTGCCCTATTAAATTACGAAGCTTATAAACAAAATTCAATTAAATATTCATTTGATTTATGGAGTAATCAAATTACAAAATTTTGTTCAGAGATAATAAAATCTCCCGTTTACTTAGTAGGAAACTCAATTGGAGGGGTTATTTCATTAAAAGCTGCTGAAATTCTCAAAAATAATTGTAAAGGTGTCATTTTGATTGATTGTGCTCAAAGAACTATGGATGATAAACGCTTGAAAAAAGGTGATATTTTAATGAATTTACTCAGGCCTGTATTAAAAACAGTCGTCAGACAAAGGTTAATTAGTAATACACTGTTTACGAGAGCAGCTAATCCAAAAGTTATAAAAAAAATCCTTGAACAAGCTTACCCCTCCGGAAAAAATATTGATGAAGAATTAATTGAAATACTTTATAAACCCGCTAAACGGGAAAACTCTAAAGAAGCATTTCGTGGATTTATCAACCTATTTGATGACTATCTTGCTACAGACCTTTTTGATAAAATTAATATTCCAATACAACTAATTTGGGGAGAGAAAGATCCCTGGGAATCTTTGAGCGAAGCAAAAGCTTGGAAGAAAAACTATGAAAATATCACAAGGTTAGATGTAATTAAGGGTGCTGGTCATTGTCCCCACGATGAAGAACCTGAACAAACGAATAAATTAATCTGTGAATTTATTCAAGAAACGAAATAG
- a CDS encoding RpoD/SigA family RNA polymerase sigma factor encodes MSTETISENKLASISNLKASNDVDLVRSYLRDIGRVPLLSHEQEITLGRQVQEYVQVERAELEIIELTGDKPNIDELAKKLNLSSSQIKKRLRAGQRAKERMVAANLRLVVSVAKKYTKRNMELLDLIQEGTIGLVRGVEKFDPARGYKFSTYAYWWIRQGITRAIAEKSRAIRLPIHITEMLNKLKKGQRELSQEMSRTPTVSELAKYVELPEDDVKDLMCKAGQPVSLETKVGDGEDTVLLDLLAGGEDLPDEQIEMDCMRGDLHSLLHQLPDLQCRVLRMRYGMDGDEPMSLTGIGRVLGISRDRVRNLERDGLRGLRRLSDNVEAYFVS; translated from the coding sequence ATGTCTACTGAAACAATAAGCGAGAATAAATTAGCATCAATTTCAAATTTAAAAGCTAGCAATGATGTAGATCTAGTTCGTTCATATTTAAGAGATATTGGAAGAGTTCCATTACTATCTCATGAACAAGAAATTACTCTTGGTAGACAAGTTCAAGAATACGTTCAAGTAGAAAGGGCAGAACTTGAAATAATTGAATTAACTGGTGATAAGCCAAACATTGATGAATTAGCAAAAAAACTAAATCTTTCTTCCTCCCAAATAAAGAAAAGGCTGAGAGCTGGACAGCGTGCTAAAGAAAGAATGGTTGCAGCTAATTTGAGATTAGTAGTAAGTGTTGCAAAAAAATATACTAAAAGAAATATGGAATTATTAGACTTAATTCAGGAGGGAACAATAGGGTTGGTTAGAGGGGTTGAAAAATTTGATCCAGCTAGAGGCTATAAATTTTCTACATACGCCTATTGGTGGATTAGACAGGGAATCACTAGAGCAATTGCTGAAAAAAGTAGGGCTATAAGGCTTCCAATTCACATCACTGAAATGTTGAACAAGTTGAAAAAAGGTCAAAGAGAGTTGAGTCAAGAAATGTCTAGAACTCCAACCGTAAGTGAACTTGCTAAATATGTAGAACTTCCAGAAGATGATGTTAAAGATTTAATGTGCAAAGCTGGACAGCCAGTAAGTCTTGAGACAAAAGTTGGTGATGGTGAAGACACTGTTTTATTAGATTTATTGGCAGGAGGAGAGGATTTACCAGATGAACAAATAGAGATGGATTGCATGAGAGGTGATCTTCATTCTCTTTTGCATCAACTTCCAGATTTGCAATGCAGGGTTTTAAGAATGAGATACGGTATGGATGGTGATGAGCCAATGTCTCTTACAGGTATAGGAAGGGTACTTGGAATAAGTAGGGATCGTGTAAGAAACCTTGAAAGAGATGGATTAAGAGGTTTGAGAAGGCTTAGTGATAATGTAGAGGCCTATTTCGTTTCTTGA